A window of the Lepus europaeus isolate LE1 chromosome 5, mLepTim1.pri, whole genome shotgun sequence genome harbors these coding sequences:
- the UBE2J2 gene encoding ubiquitin-conjugating enzyme E2 J2, translated as MSSNSSKRAPTTATQRLKQDYLRIKKDPVPYICAEPLPSNILEWHYVVRGPEMTPYEGGYYHGKLIFPREFPFKPPSIYMITPNGRFKCNTRLCLSITDFHPDTWNPAWSVSTILTGLLSFMVEKGPTLGSVETSDFTKRQLAVQSLAFNLKDKVFCELFPDVVEEIKQKQKVQDELSSRPQTLPLPDVVPDGEMHHGQNGVQLLNGHVPGAGPNLAGLQQAHRHHGLLGGALANLFVIVGFAAFAYTVKYVLRSIAQE; from the exons AtgagcagcaacagcagcaagaGAGCCCCGACCACCGCGACGCAGAGACTGAAGCAGGACTACCTGCGAATCAAGAAAGACCCGGTGCCTTACATCTGTGCTGAGCCCCTCCCTTCCAACATCCTGGAATG GCACTATGTCGTCCGAGGCCCTGAGATGACCCCTTATGAAG GTGGCTATTATCATGGAAAACTAATTTTCCCTAGAGAATTTCCTTTTAAACCTCCTAGTATTTACATGATAACTCCCAATGGAAGGTTCAAGTGCAACACGAG GCTGTGTCTCTCCATCACGGACTTCCACCCCGACACGTGGAACCCAGCCTGGTCCGTGTCCACCATCCTGACTGGGCTCCTGAGCTTCATGGTGGAGAAAGGCCCCACCCTGGGCAGTGTGGAAACCTCGGACTTTACG aaGAGACAGCTGGCAGTGCAGAGCTTAGCGTTTAACCTGAAAGACAAGGTCTTCTGCGAATTATTTCCTGATGTCGTGGAG GAAATCAAACAGAAGCAGAAAGTACAAGACGAACTCAGTAGCAGGCCCCAGACGCTCCCCTTGCCAGACGTGGTTCCAGACGGGGAGATGCACCATGGCCAGAACGGGGTTCAGCTTCTCAACGGGCACGTGCCGGGGGCCGGCCCCAACCTTGCGGGGCTGCAGCAAGCCCACCGGCACCATGGACTCCTGGGCGGCGCCCTGGCGAACTTGTTTGTCATAGTTGGGTTTGCAGCCTTCGCCTACACGGTCAAGTACGTGCTGAGGAGCATAGCGCAGGAGTGA